One Ochotona princeps isolate mOchPri1 chromosome 25, mOchPri1.hap1, whole genome shotgun sequence genomic region harbors:
- the TMEM229A gene encoding transmembrane protein 229A: MAGRDVDGQGPVWRSGAARGPGAPGGPGSEAAADCPEPLSTAEAPADGAALPAWMRLYFYGMHGITLDVLVSSAWRFARSPDLRMLGFSSPYRCLLHSLTHFALEKVYQQQPRCPSAFLFNFLVYPSAHVGLQTLAGQALLLSLGGGPAAPGALELALQYVLALYHCQVFLKRFLRLRYAGWQRQGALTVAPGARTPAAAGDRRRQPRDPRGTEGGPTRGLPDLLRFLFFGMHGFLDEIFFTFFFNVLGQGAGATSGHTSLWSFFMYGSCSFVVEKLYFHLYYSRGWGTWKRVPIYVIFIYAWELSWGLGLRTCGACSWDYSHYPLNFMGLITLMYLPGWVFLSVYQDLLSNVLWRVQYVPAN, translated from the coding sequence ATGGCAGGCAGGGACGTGGACGGCCAGGGGCCGGTTTGGAGGAGCGGCGCGGCGCGGGGTCCGGGAGCCCCGGGCGGGCCAGGGAGCGAGGCGGCCGCCGACTGCCCCGAGCCGCTGTCCACTGCTGAAGCGCCGGCGGATGGCGCCGCGCTGCCCGCCTGGATGCGCCTTTACTTCTACGGGATGCACGGCATCACCCTGGACGTGCTGGTGTCCTCAGCCTGGCGCTTCGCTCGCAGCCCGGACCTGCGGATGCTCGGCTTCTCCTCGCCCTACCGTTGCCTCTTGCACTCGCTCACGCACTTCGCCCTGGAGAAGGTCTACCAGCAGCAACCGCGCTGCCCCAGCGCCTTCCTCTTCAATTTCCTCGTCTACCCCTCTGCCCACGTGGGGCTGCAGACCCTGGCCGGCCAGGCACTGCTGCTGAGCCTGGGTGGCGGGCCGGCGGCGCCGGGGGCTCTGGAGCTGGCGCTGCAATACGTGCTGGCTCTCTACCACTGCCAAGTGTTCCTGAAGCGCTTCCTGCGCTTGCGGTACGCGGGGTGGCAGCGCCAGGGCGCGCTCACGGTTGCTCCCGGCGCCCGGACCCCGGCAGCAGCTGGTGACCGACGGCGACAGCCCCGAGACCCCAGGGGTACGGAAGGAGGCCCCACTCGGGGGCTGCCTGACCTGCTACGGTTCCTGTTCTTCGGAATGCACGGCTTTCTGGATGAGATCTTTTTCACCTTCTTTTTCAACGTGCTGGGGCAGGGGGCCGGCGCCACCAGCGGTCACACCTCGCTCTGGTCTTTCTTTATGTATGGCAGTTGCAGTTTTGTGGTGGAAAAGCTCTACTTCCACCTCTACTACAGCCGCGGGTGGGGCACGTGGAAGCGGGTGCCCATCTATGTGATCTTCATCTACGCGTGGGAGTTGTCCTGGGGTCTGGGACTTCGCACCTGCGGGGCTTGTTCCTGGGACTACTCTCACTACCCACTCAATTTCATGGGCCTCATCACCCTGATGTATTTACCTGGTTGGGTATTCCTCAGTGTATACCAGGACCTGCTTTCCAACGTGTTGTGGCGGGTGCAGTATGTCCCAGCTAACTAA